A window from Deltaproteobacteria bacterium encodes these proteins:
- a CDS encoding AAA family ATPase yields the protein MPYSIGLAGKGGTGKTTIAGFLVKYLLENGKTPILAVDADANANFNEVLGLEVNETLGDAREEMKKGVATGMTKDVFMEMKLEQAVVESEGFDLIVMGRPEGAGCYCAANTLLTTYLDKLIKNYKYVVMDNEAGMEHLSRLTTNNIDILLIVSDPSRRGLQSASRIVELSEDLNLDIRQKFLIVNQVRDGQMENIRNTVEKYGLNLAGFIPEDEQITEFDLRGRPTIELDRESKAVRAAFEIFQKVVEG from the coding sequence ATGCCCTATTCGATCGGTCTTGCAGGCAAGGGAGGAACAGGTAAAACTACCATAGCCGGCTTCCTTGTCAAATATCTTTTGGAGAACGGAAAAACCCCGATCCTGGCAGTGGACGCAGACGCAAATGCCAATTTTAACGAGGTGCTGGGGTTAGAGGTGAATGAAACCCTGGGGGATGCCCGAGAGGAGATGAAGAAGGGGGTCGCAACAGGCATGACCAAGGATGTATTCATGGAGATGAAGCTCGAACAGGCCGTTGTCGAGTCCGAGGGTTTTGATTTAATCGTTATGGGAAGACCGGAGGGTGCGGGTTGTTACTGTGCCGCCAACACCTTGCTCACGACTTACCTGGACAAGCTGATTAAAAATTATAAATACGTGGTTATGGATAACGAAGCTGGTATGGAACATCTAAGCCGCCTGACGACCAATAACATCGATATCCTGCTCATTGTCTCGGACCCTAGTCGACGGGGTTTACAATCGGCGTCCAGGATCGTTGAATTGAGCGAGGATTTGAATCTGGATATAAGGCAGAAGTTCCTGATTGTAAATCAGGTCAGGGACGGTCAGATGGAAAACATCCGGAATACGGTCGAAAAATACGGGCTGAATCTGGCCGGGTTCATACCGGAAGACGAACAGATAACCGAATTCGATCTGAGAGGAAGGCCCACAATCGAACTGGACAGGGAAAGCAAGGCGGTCAGGGCGGCGTTTGAGATCTTTCAGAAGGTCGTGGAAGGGTAA